In the genome of Limnobaculum zhutongyuii, one region contains:
- a CDS encoding LysE family translocator, giving the protein MSAEFLITALVIAILPGAGVFYTLASGLSGGHRASFAASFGGTLGIVPHMLAAISGLAVILHTHSYLFEVLKYAGVVYLIVMAWNMLKSKGSFTIELNSPPSSSRKIIVSGVLLNILNPKLTLFFFALLPQFINPNDNDYLQEMMAMSAVFMLITFIVFIIYGVFASSIRGYIVTRPHLIEIMRRCFAGIFLLLAIKLAITPR; this is encoded by the coding sequence ATGAGTGCTGAATTTCTAATTACGGCTCTGGTCATTGCCATTTTACCGGGTGCTGGTGTTTTTTATACTTTAGCCAGTGGATTGTCTGGTGGTCATAGGGCAAGCTTTGCGGCTTCATTTGGAGGTACACTGGGTATAGTTCCCCATATGCTGGCTGCTATTTCTGGCTTAGCTGTTATTTTACATACCCATAGCTATCTTTTTGAGGTGTTAAAATATGCCGGAGTGGTCTATTTAATCGTTATGGCATGGAATATGTTGAAATCCAAAGGTTCTTTTACTATTGAACTAAATAGTCCTCCATCATCCTCGCGAAAAATTATCGTTTCTGGCGTATTACTAAATATTTTAAATCCAAAGTTAACGCTATTTTTCTTTGCCCTTTTACCACAATTTATCAACCCGAATGATAATGATTATTTACAGGAAATGATGGCTATGAGTGCTGTATTTATGCTGATTACCTTTATTGTATTTATTATTTATGGCGTGTTCGCTTCTAGCATTAGAGGTTATATTGTCACTCGTCCACATCTCATAGAAATAATGAGACGCTGTTTTGCCGGGATATTTTTGTTGTTGGCAATAAAACTGGCTATCACCCCCAGATAA
- the yfhb gene encoding phosphatidylglycerophosphatase C codes for MSDNQSQQRNVFFDLDGTLHQQDLFGSFLRYMIRRLPANLIILIPLLPVIVLGLLINGRNSRWPMSLMLWAITAGQNEARLKWLEQQFIQNFRQGVVPFPVVQGRLAEYLNDENTQVWLLTGSPQRLVEEAYADSFFLGKVNLVGSQMVSRYGGWVIDMRCLGKQKVVELEQRLGKPLSLYSGYSDSIQDDPVLACCQHRWRVDGQGNLKELE; via the coding sequence GTGTCAGATAACCAATCACAACAAAGGAACGTGTTTTTCGATCTGGATGGAACATTGCACCAACAGGATCTGTTTGGCAGTTTTCTTCGTTATATGATTCGTCGCTTGCCGGCTAATCTGATTATTCTGATACCTCTGCTGCCGGTCATTGTTTTAGGCTTGCTGATTAATGGACGTAATAGCCGTTGGCCAATGAGTTTAATGTTATGGGCCATTACTGCGGGTCAGAATGAAGCACGATTGAAATGGCTGGAACAGCAGTTTATTCAAAACTTCCGACAGGGTGTGGTTCCTTTCCCGGTTGTTCAGGGGCGTTTGGCGGAATATTTGAATGATGAGAATACTCAAGTATGGTTACTGACAGGTTCACCTCAACGCCTGGTTGAAGAGGCTTATGCGGACTCTTTCTTTCTGGGGAAAGTTAATCTGGTGGGTAGCCAAATGGTTAGTCGCTATGGCGGCTGGGTTATTGATATGCGCTGCTTAGGCAAACAAAAGGTTGTTGAACTAGAACAACGTTTAGGTAAACCGCTGTCACTATATAGCGGCTACAGCGACAGTATTCAGGACGACCCGGTGCTTGCCTGCTGCCAGCATCGATGGCGGGTTGATGGTCAGGGTAATCTAAAAGAACTGGAGTAA
- a CDS encoding YfhL family 4Fe-4S dicluster ferredoxin, with protein sequence MALLITKRCINCDMCEPECPNQAIAMGAEIYEINPDLCTECVGHYDEPTCMKVCPIDNTIIHDPAHKESNEQLWDKFVLLHHSDKL encoded by the coding sequence ATGGCTTTACTCATTACAAAGCGCTGTATCAACTGTGATATGTGCGAACCAGAATGCCCAAATCAGGCAATTGCTATGGGTGCTGAGATTTATGAAATAAATCCCGACCTTTGCACCGAATGTGTCGGTCACTATGATGAACCAACCTGCATGAAAGTCTGCCCGATTGATAACACCATCATTCATGATCCTGCACATAAAGAGAGTAATGAACAACTGTGGGATAAATTTGTGCTACTTCATCACTCAGATAAACTCTGA
- the trxC gene encoding thioredoxin TrxC, with product MNTLCPSCLTTNRIPEDRIQEDAKCGRCGHELFDGEVINANKASFDSLLNDDLPVVVDFWAPWCGPCVNFAPIFEDVAQEREREVRFVKVDTEAEQELSARFGIRSIPTIMVFKKGQRIDMLNGALPKASFDQWLSEVLAKNS from the coding sequence ATGAATACCCTTTGTCCTTCTTGTCTGACTACAAATCGAATCCCTGAAGATCGTATTCAGGAAGATGCAAAATGTGGCCGCTGTGGACATGAGCTTTTTGATGGCGAAGTCATTAACGCTAACAAAGCTTCTTTTGATTCATTATTAAATGACGACCTTCCTGTCGTCGTTGATTTCTGGGCTCCATGGTGCGGCCCGTGCGTCAACTTTGCCCCGATCTTCGAAGATGTCGCTCAAGAAAGGGAAAGAGAAGTCCGCTTTGTAAAAGTCGACACCGAAGCCGAACAGGAACTGAGTGCTCGTTTTGGTATCCGTAGTATACCTACCATTATGGTATTCAAGAAGGGACAACGTATAGATATGTTGAACGGAGCCCTTCCAAAAGCCTCTTTTGACCAATGGCTGAGTGAAGTTTTAGCTAAAAATAGTTAG
- the purL gene encoding phosphoribosylformylglycinamidine synthase, protein MEILRGSPALSAFRINKLLSLCQDLQLPVSDIYAEYVHFADLITPLSEDELTKLKRLLKYGPSLAEHEPQGRLLLVTPRPGTISPWASKATDIAHNCGLSQIHRLERGIAYYIQAENLSESQWHILSGLLHDRMMECVFTEPQQAQALFSQHQPAPFVVVDVLTEGRQALEKANEKLGLALAPDEIDYLLDAFTGLQRNPTDIELYMFAQANSEHCRHKIFNADWVIDGKTQPKSLFKMIKNTYEQTPDYVLSAYKDNAAVMEGSEVGRFFAKPDSGVYDYHQEAAHILMKVETHNHPTAISPWPGAATGSGGEIRDEGATGRGAKPKAGLVGFSVSNLRIPGFEQPWEQDFGKPDRIVNALDIMTEGPLGGAAFNNEFGRPALLGYFRTYEEKVNSHNGLELRGYHKPIMLAGGIGNIRADHVQKGEITVGAKLIVLGGPAMNIGLGGGTASSMASGQSDADLDFASVQRDNPEMERRCQEVIDRCWQLGDDNPILFIHDVGAGGLSNAMPELVSDGNRGGKFELRDILNDEPGMSPLEVWCNESQERYVLAVAPEKLALFDSLCRRERAPYAVIGEATEEKQLTLHDRHFDNDPIDLPLDVLLGKTPKMVRDVKTLNSVSQPLINADISLEEAVKRVLHLPTVAEKTFLITIGDRSVTGMVARDQMVGPWQIPVADCAVTTASYDSYYGEAMSLGERAPVALLDFSASARLAVGEALTNIAATQIGGLKRIKLSANWMAAAGHPGEDAGLYAAVKAVGEELCPALGITIPVGKDSMSMKTRWQQEGETLEMTSPLSLVITAFARVEDVRSTVTPQLHTEEDNALLLIDLGEGRNGLGATALAQVYRQLGDKPADVHSADKLAAFFNAMQALVARRSLLAYHDRSDGGLMVTLAEMAFAGHCGLKVDLQSLDSDMLSVLFNEELGAVIQVSQAKLAEVKACLSSFGLTDCVHHIGCAVSGDEIDIFYGDKPVYKQSRQTLRMWWAETTWQMQRLRDNPDCADMEHQAKQQANDPGLNVNLSFDVKEDIAAPYIAKQVRPRVAVLREQGVNSHVEMAAAFHRAGFDAVDVHMSDLLSGSMQLDGFHTLVACGGFSYGDVLGAGEGWAKSVLFNNRVRDQFDAFFNRQDTLSLGVCNGCQMMSNLSELIPGSEHWPRFVRNLSERFEARFSLVEVTRSPSLLLQGMEGSRLPIVVSHGEGRVEVRDAQHLTALDQSGLVSMRYVDNFGQVTGNYPANPNGSPKGITAITNKDGRITLMMPHPERVFRTVSNSWHPAEWGEDGPWMRLFRNARKQLG, encoded by the coding sequence ATGGAAATTTTGCGTGGCTCGCCTGCTTTATCTGCTTTTCGTATCAATAAGTTACTGTCTCTTTGTCAGGATCTCCAACTGCCGGTCAGCGATATTTATGCTGAATATGTGCACTTTGCGGACTTGATCACACCATTGTCAGAAGATGAACTGACAAAGTTAAAGCGGTTGCTGAAATATGGTCCATCACTGGCAGAACACGAGCCACAGGGACGCTTGTTACTGGTGACGCCAAGGCCGGGAACCATTTCTCCCTGGGCATCGAAAGCGACGGATATTGCACATAACTGTGGATTGTCACAGATCCACCGTTTAGAGCGGGGGATCGCCTACTATATTCAGGCGGAAAATCTTTCTGAGTCTCAATGGCACATTTTGTCCGGTTTATTGCACGATCGAATGATGGAATGCGTGTTTACTGAACCTCAGCAAGCGCAAGCGTTGTTTTCTCAGCATCAGCCAGCGCCATTTGTGGTAGTTGATGTGCTGACTGAAGGTCGCCAGGCGCTGGAAAAAGCTAACGAAAAGCTTGGGCTGGCGTTAGCACCCGATGAAATTGACTATCTGCTGGATGCCTTTACCGGCTTACAGCGCAATCCAACCGATATTGAACTCTACATGTTCGCTCAGGCTAACTCTGAGCACTGTCGGCATAAAATCTTTAATGCTGACTGGGTGATTGATGGTAAAACGCAGCCCAAATCGCTGTTTAAAATGATTAAGAATACCTATGAGCAGACACCGGACTACGTTCTGTCTGCTTATAAGGATAATGCTGCGGTAATGGAAGGCTCTGAAGTGGGGCGCTTCTTTGCCAAGCCTGATAGTGGTGTTTATGACTATCATCAGGAAGCCGCGCATATTCTGATGAAGGTAGAAACCCATAACCATCCAACAGCCATTTCTCCATGGCCGGGAGCAGCAACGGGTTCCGGTGGTGAAATTCGTGATGAAGGTGCAACCGGTCGTGGTGCAAAACCCAAAGCGGGCCTGGTTGGCTTTTCGGTTTCTAACCTGCGTATTCCCGGTTTTGAACAACCGTGGGAGCAAGACTTCGGTAAACCCGATCGTATCGTTAACGCACTGGATATTATGACCGAGGGGCCGCTTGGCGGCGCGGCGTTTAATAATGAGTTTGGTCGCCCAGCATTATTAGGCTATTTTCGCACTTATGAAGAAAAAGTGAACAGCCATAACGGTCTGGAACTGCGCGGTTACCATAAGCCAATTATGCTGGCGGGTGGTATTGGCAATATTCGAGCCGACCACGTACAAAAAGGTGAAATTACCGTTGGTGCCAAACTGATTGTATTGGGTGGACCAGCGATGAATATCGGTCTTGGCGGTGGGACTGCTTCTTCAATGGCTTCGGGCCAATCTGATGCAGATCTGGATTTTGCATCAGTACAGCGTGATAACCCTGAAATGGAACGTCGCTGTCAGGAGGTGATCGATCGCTGTTGGCAGTTGGGTGATGATAACCCGATTCTGTTTATCCATGACGTTGGTGCTGGTGGTTTATCCAATGCGATGCCTGAATTAGTTAGCGATGGTAATCGTGGCGGTAAGTTTGAGCTACGTGACATTCTCAATGATGAGCCAGGAATGAGCCCATTAGAGGTTTGGTGTAATGAATCTCAGGAGCGTTATGTTCTGGCGGTAGCGCCAGAAAAGTTAGCGTTGTTTGATAGCCTGTGCCGCCGTGAACGCGCACCTTATGCGGTAATTGGTGAGGCAACAGAAGAAAAACAGCTGACCCTTCACGATCGTCATTTTGACAACGACCCTATTGACCTGCCGTTAGATGTCCTGCTGGGTAAAACACCGAAAATGGTTCGGGATGTCAAAACATTAAACTCTGTCTCTCAGCCGTTAATAAACGCGGATATTTCGCTGGAAGAAGCGGTTAAGCGCGTCCTGCATTTACCAACGGTGGCAGAAAAAACTTTCCTGATCACCATTGGAGACCGTTCAGTCACCGGTATGGTGGCTCGTGATCAAATGGTTGGTCCATGGCAAATTCCGGTTGCGGATTGTGCTGTGACCACCGCCAGTTATGACAGCTATTATGGCGAGGCCATGTCTTTAGGTGAGCGAGCACCGGTTGCGTTACTGGATTTCTCTGCTTCAGCTCGTCTGGCTGTAGGGGAAGCGCTAACTAATATTGCTGCAACTCAAATCGGTGGGTTAAAGCGCATTAAACTTTCTGCTAACTGGATGGCCGCTGCTGGCCATCCGGGAGAAGATGCCGGCCTGTATGCTGCAGTAAAAGCGGTGGGTGAAGAACTGTGCCCTGCATTAGGCATCACCATTCCAGTGGGTAAAGATTCGATGTCAATGAAAACCCGCTGGCAGCAAGAAGGTGAAACTCTGGAGATGACCTCTCCGCTGTCGCTGGTGATTACCGCGTTTGCCCGAGTGGAGGATGTACGTAGTACGGTTACTCCGCAACTGCATACTGAAGAAGACAATGCATTGTTGCTTATCGATCTTGGCGAAGGCCGAAATGGACTGGGAGCGACAGCATTAGCTCAGGTATATCGTCAACTGGGCGATAAGCCGGCAGACGTACACAGTGCGGATAAATTGGCGGCTTTCTTTAATGCGATGCAGGCTTTGGTAGCCCGACGTTCACTTTTGGCTTATCACGACCGTTCTGATGGCGGATTAATGGTAACGCTGGCGGAAATGGCATTTGCCGGTCATTGTGGATTAAAGGTCGATCTGCAATCGCTGGATAGCGATATGTTATCGGTTCTGTTTAATGAAGAGCTGGGGGCCGTTATTCAGGTTTCTCAGGCCAAACTCGCTGAAGTGAAAGCTTGCCTGTCATCGTTTGGGTTAACTGACTGTGTACATCACATTGGTTGTGCCGTGTCGGGTGATGAAATCGATATTTTTTATGGTGACAAGCCAGTCTATAAGCAAAGCCGTCAAACATTACGTATGTGGTGGGCTGAAACAACATGGCAGATGCAACGCCTGCGCGATAATCCGGACTGCGCTGATATGGAACATCAGGCAAAACAACAGGCGAATGACCCAGGTTTGAATGTCAATCTGAGCTTCGATGTTAAAGAAGACATTGCCGCTCCTTATATTGCTAAACAGGTACGCCCTCGGGTTGCGGTGCTGCGCGAGCAAGGCGTTAACTCTCACGTTGAGATGGCGGCCGCTTTCCATCGTGCGGGGTTTGATGCTGTTGACGTACATATGAGTGATTTACTGTCGGGAAGCATGCAGTTAGATGGTTTCCATACGCTGGTGGCCTGCGGTGGCTTCTCTTATGGTGACGTATTAGGTGCCGGAGAAGGATGGGCGAAGTCGGTACTGTTTAATAATCGGGTACGCGATCAGTTTGATGCTTTCTTTAATCGTCAGGATACGTTGTCTCTTGGCGTCTGTAATGGCTGTCAGATGATGTCTAACCTGAGTGAGTTGATTCCGGGTTCCGAACACTGGCCACGCTTTGTACGTAACCTGTCAGAACGTTTTGAAGCGCGCTTTAGCCTGGTGGAAGTGACACGTAGCCCATCGTTGTTGCTGCAAGGTATGGAAGGTTCACGCTTACCGATTGTGGTTTCTCATGGTGAAGGGCGGGTCGAAGTCCGTGATGCACAACATTTGACGGCATTAGATCAATCCGGGCTGGTTTCTATGCGTTATGTGGATAATTTCGGTCAGGTTACTGGGAACTATCCGGCTAACCCGAATGGTTCACCAAAAGGAATCACGGCAATCACCAATAAGGATGGACGGATTACGTTAATGATGCCTCACCCTGAGCGTGTTTTCCGTACGGTGAGCAATTCCTGGCATCCGGCGGAGTGGGGCGAAGATGGACCATGGATGCGGTTGTTCCGTAATGCCCGTAAGCAGCTTGGTTAA
- the tadA gene encoding tRNA adenosine(34) deaminase TadA, whose protein sequence is MTHYSDEDWMRYALELAERADKEGEIPVGAVLVQDNQVIAEGWNRPISTHNPTAHAEIMVLQQGGLALQNYRLLNTTLYVTLEPCVMCAGAMVHSRIQRLVYGASDLKTGAAGSLMDILGHPGMNHHVEVTAGILAEECSARLSDFFKRRREQIKLQKMLRQGLS, encoded by the coding sequence ATGACGCATTACAGTGACGAAGACTGGATGCGCTATGCGCTGGAGCTAGCTGAGCGGGCCGACAAAGAAGGGGAGATTCCCGTTGGCGCAGTGTTAGTACAAGATAATCAGGTGATTGCTGAAGGCTGGAATCGGCCTATTAGTACCCATAATCCCACCGCTCATGCAGAGATCATGGTATTACAGCAAGGTGGGTTAGCGCTGCAAAACTACCGGTTATTAAATACCACGTTATATGTCACGTTAGAACCTTGTGTGATGTGCGCAGGGGCAATGGTACACAGCCGTATTCAGCGTTTAGTTTATGGTGCCAGCGATTTAAAAACCGGAGCTGCCGGTTCTTTGATGGATATTTTGGGGCACCCCGGTATGAATCATCATGTTGAAGTGACAGCTGGTATATTGGCGGAAGAGTGTTCTGCAAGGTTAAGTGACTTTTTTAAACGTCGACGGGAACAGATAAAATTACAGAAAATGTTGCGGCAGGGTCTGAGTTAA
- a CDS encoding tRNA/rRNA methyltransferase gives MNDSFSGKNGKVKVMYVRGDDNKDDKNNRRSDKKRPANRSNDRGDKNARWGDKDLPHRPVRSANEKPPRSPWQAKLQDVSEPEPFDHGGISGKSQIDPAQLRRQREEETKVYGENACQALFQSRPDAIVRAYFIQSVTPRFREALRWMAANRKAYHVVDEEELIRVSGTEHHGGVCFLIKKRGGLTVADYLAKAGKSDCVLALENVGNPHNLGGMMRSCAHFGVKGVLLRDPGMLESGAAIRTAEGGAEHLTAIGIDDFPQALDLFRRAGYTIVTTSSHKGTPLSEAVLPAKTVLVLGEERDGLSDVTMKQSDVSVSIAGTGNVESLNVSVATGILLAEWWRQNASR, from the coding sequence ATGAATGACTCTTTTAGCGGTAAGAACGGCAAAGTTAAAGTAATGTACGTCCGCGGTGACGACAACAAAGATGATAAGAATAACCGTCGCTCAGATAAAAAGCGCCCGGCAAACAGAAGTAACGATCGGGGCGATAAAAATGCACGTTGGGGAGATAAAGATCTTCCGCATCGTCCGGTCCGTAGTGCCAATGAAAAACCGCCTCGTTCACCATGGCAAGCAAAGTTGCAAGATGTCAGTGAGCCAGAACCTTTTGACCATGGCGGAATTAGCGGCAAAAGTCAGATCGATCCGGCTCAATTGCGTCGTCAACGTGAAGAAGAGACCAAAGTGTATGGTGAAAATGCTTGCCAGGCACTGTTCCAAAGTCGCCCTGATGCTATCGTCCGTGCCTATTTCATCCAGTCGGTAACTCCAAGATTTCGCGAAGCTCTGCGTTGGATGGCAGCTAACCGCAAAGCCTACCACGTAGTTGATGAAGAAGAGCTTATTCGCGTGTCGGGTACTGAGCATCACGGTGGCGTTTGCTTCCTGATTAAGAAACGCGGTGGTTTAACCGTGGCGGATTATTTGGCGAAAGCCGGAAAAAGCGATTGTGTACTGGCGTTAGAAAACGTAGGAAACCCACATAATCTGGGCGGTATGATGCGCTCCTGTGCTCACTTTGGTGTGAAAGGCGTTCTGCTGCGTGACCCTGGTATGCTTGAATCTGGTGCTGCTATTCGTACCGCAGAAGGTGGTGCAGAACATTTAACCGCTATCGGTATTGATGATTTCCCTCAGGCATTAGATTTATTCCGTCGCGCGGGTTATACCATCGTGACCACATCCAGCCATAAGGGAACACCGTTATCAGAAGCTGTTTTACCGGCGAAAACCGTACTGGTGTTGGGTGAAGAGCGTGATGGTCTGTCAGATGTAACCATGAAGCAAAGCGATGTGAGCGTTTCGATTGCAGGAACCGGCAACGTCGAAAGTCTGAACGTTTCTGTAGCGACCGGTATCCTACTGGCAGAATGGTGGCGTCAAAACGCCTCTCGATAA
- a CDS encoding helix-turn-helix domain-containing protein translates to MTRIHYAHAHKTYTPGLEMMSLVSNSTFPRHFHELFGIGMIRSGGHRSWSGIGQIQALPGDLITVNPGEIHDGMSIGSHVRQWDMFYFDPTFVANTLADEADSYSEITRPALNDIRFAGIFSAFCNVINTKTPDMMAIEEMNQLLLHYTFRHYGTRYYRPVTHSPAVTLARQRLDDAPEQPVSLQELAHLTNLSRFQLLRGFAKEVGLPPHAYLLQRRVHLARKLLATNKSLSDTALEAGFADQSHMTRAFTRLLGITPGRLRQSLI, encoded by the coding sequence ATGACCAGAATTCATTATGCACATGCCCACAAAACCTATACACCGGGTCTGGAAATGATGTCTCTGGTTTCAAACAGTACATTTCCCCGCCACTTTCATGAATTATTCGGTATTGGCATGATTAGAAGCGGAGGCCACCGTTCATGGAGTGGTATAGGTCAGATTCAAGCTCTCCCCGGAGACTTGATTACGGTTAACCCTGGAGAAATACACGATGGAATGTCAATTGGTAGCCATGTGAGGCAGTGGGATATGTTCTATTTTGATCCTACCTTTGTCGCCAATACGTTAGCAGATGAAGCTGACAGCTATAGCGAAATTACTCGCCCGGCGCTGAATGACATCCGATTTGCTGGGATATTTTCAGCATTCTGCAACGTTATTAACACCAAAACTCCGGACATGATGGCAATAGAAGAGATGAACCAATTGCTGTTGCATTACACTTTTCGCCATTATGGAACCAGATACTATCGGCCTGTTACTCATTCTCCGGCGGTCACTTTAGCGCGACAACGTCTTGATGATGCTCCTGAACAACCAGTTTCACTTCAGGAATTAGCACACCTTACTAACCTAAGCCGTTTTCAGCTATTGCGTGGATTCGCCAAAGAAGTGGGATTACCTCCACACGCTTATTTGCTTCAACGACGCGTTCATTTAGCCCGCAAATTACTGGCAACCAATAAAAGCCTCAGCGATACAGCTCTTGAGGCTGGCTTTGCCGATCAAAGCCATATGACCCGCGCTTTTACCCGTTTATTAGGGATCACTCCGGGTCGCTTACGCCAGTCACTTATCTGA
- a CDS encoding tRNA-uridine aminocarboxypropyltransferase, giving the protein MASDIASPSLPDNAVLQLREQRLAQSTRPFRARGCRVIRCHRCLLPRVHCLCHSFSATLAESTFCLLMYDTEPLKPSNTGRLIADILPDTKAFLWSRTNIDPQLLALLSSTDYQPYVIFPAAYASPDRVVTHVEKQSNKRPLFIILDGTWTEARKMFRKSPYLDRFPVLSIDNDQSSGYQLREASRKEQLCTAEVAIQILHQTGDSHASEDLEHYFTDFRQRYLAGKANRSLESFIAFSAGESDKS; this is encoded by the coding sequence ATGGCTTCTGACATTGCATCCCCTTCTCTTCCTGACAATGCTGTTTTGCAGTTGAGGGAACAGCGGCTTGCTCAATCCACTCGACCTTTCCGCGCCAGAGGATGCAGGGTCATTCGTTGCCATCGTTGTCTGCTACCGCGAGTTCATTGCTTGTGTCACTCCTTTTCAGCGACTCTGGCCGAAAGTACTTTTTGTCTGTTGATGTACGATACAGAGCCGCTAAAGCCAAGTAATACCGGTCGCCTGATTGCCGATATATTACCTGACACTAAAGCATTTCTCTGGTCACGTACCAATATTGACCCTCAGCTACTAGCACTGTTATCCAGTACGGATTATCAGCCTTATGTTATCTTTCCTGCCGCTTATGCATCACCTGACCGGGTCGTTACTCACGTTGAAAAACAGAGTAATAAACGCCCACTGTTTATCATTCTGGACGGTACCTGGACAGAAGCCAGAAAAATGTTTCGCAAGAGCCCCTATCTGGATCGCTTTCCTGTACTTTCTATCGATAACGATCAGAGCTCAGGTTACCAATTACGGGAAGCCAGCCGTAAAGAGCAACTTTGCACCGCTGAAGTCGCTATTCAAATTTTGCATCAGACAGGCGACTCCCATGCTTCAGAAGATTTGGAGCATTACTTTACGGATTTTCGTCAACGTTATCTTGCCGGTAAAGCAAACCGTTCACTGGAAAGCTTTATCGCTTTTTCGGCTGGGGAATCTGATAAAAGTTAG
- the mltF gene encoding membrane-bound lytic murein transglycosylase MltF → MKPLKINYLFIGVVTLLLALAMWPTLQWCGDNSTQLQKIKQRGVLNVATLNVTPYYYQSSTGIDGLDYELAKQFADYLGVKLNIETEHNVTSLFTQLENGDTDMLAAGLIFNPERMKNLNVGPAYYSVSQQLVYRQNMPKPQSLANIKGKLTVVAGAASISTLHQLKKSKYPDLSWDATPSDSSVDLLKQVADGKLDYTIADSVTIAMIQRVYPNLAVAFDITEEEPVMWYVRKTEDNSLDAAMLNFFNQINEDGTLAKLEEKYLGHVGEFDYVDTKTFLNAIDNTLPGLKPLFEKYAKGIDWRLAAAIAYQESHWNPTATSATGVRGIMMLTRSTADSLGVTDRLDPEQSIRGGLTYLEQLMAKIPDSVPEEEKIWFALIAYNMGYAHMLDARSLTAQQGGNPDSWVDVKKRLTMLTQKQYYSKTRYGYARGYQAYQFVENIRRYQLSLEGYLQEKDRQLAKARQTAAQDAELGKSYPAIKPNQFQLRQPIPREQN, encoded by the coding sequence TTGAAGCCATTAAAGATTAACTATCTGTTTATTGGTGTTGTCACACTGCTACTGGCCTTAGCCATGTGGCCAACGCTGCAATGGTGCGGCGATAACAGCACTCAATTACAGAAAATTAAGCAACGCGGCGTCCTCAATGTTGCCACTCTTAACGTTACTCCCTACTACTATCAAAGTAGCACCGGGATTGACGGCCTCGACTATGAGCTGGCGAAACAGTTTGCTGACTATCTTGGTGTTAAATTAAATATTGAAACCGAACACAACGTTACCAGCCTGTTTACTCAGTTAGAAAATGGTGACACTGATATGCTGGCTGCGGGGCTTATCTTTAACCCTGAGCGTATGAAAAACCTGAATGTTGGTCCTGCCTACTATTCTGTTTCACAACAGTTGGTTTATCGCCAAAATATGCCCAAGCCCCAATCACTGGCCAATATTAAAGGTAAGTTAACGGTGGTGGCTGGTGCTGCCAGTATTTCTACATTACATCAGCTAAAAAAGAGTAAGTATCCCGATCTCAGTTGGGATGCAACACCCTCCGATTCTTCTGTTGATCTGTTAAAGCAAGTGGCCGATGGCAAACTGGATTACACCATTGCCGACTCCGTCACTATTGCCATGATTCAGCGAGTTTATCCTAACCTGGCAGTAGCTTTCGATATCACGGAAGAAGAGCCGGTGATGTGGTACGTGCGTAAAACGGAAGATAACAGTCTGGATGCCGCCATGCTGAACTTCTTCAACCAAATTAATGAAGATGGCACGCTGGCAAAGCTGGAAGAGAAATATCTGGGTCACGTCGGTGAATTTGACTATGTCGACACCAAAACCTTTCTAAATGCTATTGATAATACGCTTCCCGGCCTGAAACCTCTGTTCGAGAAATATGCCAAAGGGATCGACTGGCGTCTGGCTGCTGCAATTGCCTATCAGGAATCACACTGGAACCCAACTGCAACCTCAGCGACTGGTGTACGCGGTATTATGATGCTTACCCGCAGTACCGCTGACTCATTGGGAGTTACTGACCGTCTGGATCCTGAACAAAGCATTCGCGGAGGATTGACCTATTTGGAACAACTGATGGCAAAAATTCCGGATAGCGTTCCCGAAGAGGAAAAAATCTGGTTTGCTCTGATTGCCTATAATATGGGATATGCCCATATGTTGGATGCCAGAAGTCTGACGGCACAACAAGGTGGGAATCCGGACAGTTGGGTAGATGTTAAAAAACGTCTAACTATGCTAACTCAGAAACAGTATTACAGTAAAACCCGCTATGGCTATGCTCGTGGCTATCAGGCTTATCAATTTGTTGAGAATATTCGCCGTTATCAACTTAGTCTGGAAGGTTATCTGCAGGAAAAAGATCGTCAGTTAGCTAAAGCCAGACAAACTGCAGCGCAAGACGCTGAATTGGGTAAATCTTACCCGGCGATTAAACCCAATCAGTTTCAGCTCAGGCAGCCAATACCTCGGGAACAAAACTAA